A part of Kryptolebias marmoratus isolate JLee-2015 linkage group LG8, ASM164957v2, whole genome shotgun sequence genomic DNA contains:
- the LOC108232139 gene encoding haloacid dehalogenase-like hydrolase domain-containing 5 — MRGLLAFSRGLHTLSNRPARRKAGIVGSRCGLCGTQSVNKPQPRFGLLFDIDGVLVRGRMPIPAAKKAFEKLVDSRGQFVVPVVFVTNAGNCQRHTKADQLSHILGVPITEDQVIMSHSPLRMFKRFHDKCVLVSGQGPVLEIAKNVGFKNVVSIDVVRESYPLLDMVDHNRRPKLPSSPVISLPKVEAVVLFGEPIRWETNLQLIIDVLLTNGDLSNPHQTQVTPHLPILACNMDLMWMAEANSPRFGHGTFLVCLENIYKKITGRDLKYDALMGKPSELTYHFAEYLIRSQAVQRQWKVPVTSLYAIGDNLMTDIYGANLYNRVLEERAARKNPKAVAKVAAATGSGAALPGAEEELDVLRESELAPPSATSCKSILVCTGVYDPSGEVPSDSSRCIKETVFHGHRDFRFDPALVEPGHIVKDVAEAVELIFEQEKFVPQ; from the exons CCACAGCCAAGGTTCGGGCTGTTGTTCGACATCGATGGCGTGCTCGTCAGGGGAAGGATGCCAATCCCTGCGGCGAAGAAGGCCTTCGAGAAGCTGGTGGACTCCCGGGGACAGTTTGTGGTGCCGGTCGTGTTCGTCACCAACGCGGGGAACTGCCAGCGGCACACAAAAGCGGACCAGCTCTCTCATATCCTGGGAGTTCCC ATCACAGAAGACCAGGTCATCATGTCCCACAGCCCCCTGAGGATGTTTAAGAGGTTCCACGACAAGTGTGTGCTGGTGTCGGGGCAGGGCCCGGTCCTGGAGATCGCTAAGAA CGTGGGCTTCAAGAACGTTGTCAGTATCGACGTGGTGAGGGAATCGTACCCGCTGTTGGACATGGTGGACCACAACAGGCGACCCAAACTGCCG tCCAGCCCCGTCATTAGCCTCCCTAAAGTGGAAG CCGTGGTTTTGTTCGGCGAGCCGATCCGATGGGAGACCAACCTGCAGCTGATAATTGACGTCCTGCTGACCAACGGGGACCTCAGCAATCCTCATCAAACTCAGGTCACGCCTCACCTGCCCATCCTGGCCTGCAACATGGACCTCATGTGGATGGCTGAAGCCAACTCTCCGAG GTTTGGCCACGGGACGTTCCTCGTGTGCCTCGAGAACATCTACAAGAAGATAACGGGCCGAGACCTGAAGTACGATGCGCTCATGGGGAAACCCAGCGAGCTGACCTATCATTTTGCGGAGTACCTCATCAGGAGCCAGGCGGTGCAGAGGCAGTGGAAAGTTCCCGTCACTTCCCTTTACGCTATAGG GGACAACCTCATGACCGACATATACGGCGCCAACCTGTACAACCGCGTCCTGGAGGAGCGAGCCGCCCGCAAGAACCCCAAGGCCGTGGCGAAGGTGGCGGCCGCCACGGGGTCCGGCGCAGCGCTGCCCGGCGCCGAGGAGGAGCTGGACGTGCTGAGGGAGAGTGAGCTGGCGCCGCCCTCCGCCACCTCCTGCAAGTCCATCCTGGTGTGCACGGGCGTGTACGACCCCAGCGGCGAGGTGCCGTCCGACTCGAGCCGCTGCATCAAGGAGACGGTGTTCCACGGGCACCGCGACTTCCGGTTCGACCCCGCGCTGGTGGAGCCGGGCCACATCGTGAAGGACGTGGCGGAGGCCGTGGAGCTCATCTTCGAGCAGGAGAAGTTTGTGCCTCAgtag